A genomic segment from Phycisphaerae bacterium encodes:
- a CDS encoding lipocalin family protein translates to MNAMPTPIARIPNRRLAETVLAAVLIAAGLTGCYRPAPPDVPEFHAPAEPVRKEIEKVAASDTVAPTPTPETTTMPTPTPVPGAPVELAASPTPTPPPTAEAPAAPSIVGRWQMTEMSHNGQSHPLPDGMTMIYEFGADGSTLTINVSGGKLPSPQTMTGSYSVSGDQITFTMHDHSQSGTFRFEGDNVLVIEADGGVVRFNRA, encoded by the coding sequence TTGAACGCAATGCCAACACCGATCGCCCGAATACCGAACCGGCGCCTCGCTGAAACGGTCCTGGCCGCCGTCCTGATTGCCGCCGGCCTGACCGGCTGCTATCGCCCTGCGCCGCCGGACGTGCCCGAGTTTCACGCCCCAGCCGAGCCGGTCCGCAAGGAGATCGAGAAGGTCGCCGCCTCGGACACCGTCGCACCGACGCCGACGCCGGAAACGACGACCATGCCGACGCCCACGCCGGTTCCGGGGGCGCCGGTCGAGCTCGCCGCCTCGCCCACGCCCACGCCCCCTCCGACGGCGGAAGCCCCAGCCGCGCCGTCCATCGTCGGACGGTGGCAGATGACCGAGATGAGCCATAACGGCCAGTCCCACCCGCTGCCCGACGGCATGACCATGATCTACGAGTTCGGAGCCGACGGTAGCACGCTGACCATCAACGTCTCCGGCGGAAAACTGCCCTCGCCGCAGACCATGACCGGCTCCTACAGCGTCTCCGGCGACCAGATCACGTTCACCATGCACGACCACTCCCAGAGCGGCACATTCCGCTTCGAGGGCGACAACGTGCTGGTCATCGAAGCCGACGGAGGCGTCGTCCGCTTCA